In Daphnia magna isolate NIES linkage group LG7, ASM2063170v1.1, whole genome shotgun sequence, a single genomic region encodes these proteins:
- the LOC116927369 gene encoding eukaryotic translation initiation factor 3 subunit D isoform X1, whose amino-acid sequence MAAHFVPPATQDNNDGWGPLGIPDRYKDMPYQPFSKMSEWAGGSSINYAFQDRKYGGGKYGGAGGSQYAYLHDEEENSFQLVDTARTPRPMYARGRFLRNQRLARGRQNFRNSQPVPLKGGKMKDNRMRQTRNKWNNRGPRQGQIQVKNRESSVIVQPSWKIIEEMDFPRLNKLSLRLTKEATDLLTCGELEFYDKQYDRVTVKNERRLQRIDRIFHKVTTTDDPIIRKLAKTEGNVYATDSILATLMCSIRSNYSWDIIVQKVGGKLFFDKRDDSEFDLLTVSETSNEPPQEEGINSPRNLALEATFINHNLSQQVLKMGEEKFKMEEPNPFISEDEVGEVASVAYRYRKWDLDGGVVLVARCEHDAVTVGSAGDTQFINIKALNEWDSRLSGGVEWRQKLDTQRGAVLANELKNNACKLAKWTVQALLANSDWIKFGYVSRMHLRDTSRHVILGTQQFRPSDFASQINLNMDNAWGILRCIIDLCMKEEDGKYLLVKDPNKPVIRLYKVPDNTFESDDEAFFEEGEEDE is encoded by the exons ATGGCTGCGCATTTTGTACCGCCAGCAACTCAAGACAATAATGATGGATGGGGACCTTTGGGTATACCCGATCGGTACAAAGATATGCCCTACCAACCATTTTCGAAG ATGTCAGAGTGGGCTGGTGGTAGTAGCATTAACTACGCGTTTCAAGACCGCAAGTACGGTGGTGGAAAATATGGAGGAGCAGGTGGTAGCCAATATGCTTATCTgcatgatgaagaagaaaatagttTCCAGCTTGTGGACACTGCAAGGACTCCCAGACCAATGTATGCCAGAGGAAGATTCCTACGTAATCAACGCCTTGCAAGAGGCAGGCAGAATTTCAGGAACTCTCAGCCTGTACCATTAAAAG GAGGCAAGATGAAGGATAATAGAATGAGGCAGACCAGAAATAAGTGGAATAATAGAGGGCCACGTCAA GGTCAAATTCAAGTGAAAAATCGTGAATCATCAGTAATTGTGCAGCCATCATGGAAAATAATTGAAGAAATGGATTTCCCCAGGTTGAACAAATTGTCTTTACGTCTCACTAAGGAAGCCACTGATTt GCTCACATGTGGTGAACTTGAGTTTTATGACAAGCAGTATGACCGAGTAACCGTTAAGAATGAGCGAAGACTTCAGAGGATTGACCGTATTTTCCACAAAGTCACCACCACCGATGACCCCATTATCCGCAAA TTGGCAAAAACGGAAGGCAATGTTTATGCAACTGATTCCATCTTAGCTACTTTGATGTGCAGCATTCGTTCCAACTACAGCTGGGATATAATTGTTCAAAAAGTTGGTGGTAAACTGTTCTTCGACAAACGTGATGACTCAGAATTTG atctGCTTACCGTGTCTGAAACATCAAATGAACCTCCTCAAGAAGAGGGTATTAATAGTCCTCGAAATCTGGCATTGGAAGCAACCTTCATTAATCATAACTTGTCTCAACAAGTCTTGAAAATG ggggaagaaaaattcaaaatggaagAGCCTAATCCCTTCATTTCAGAAGATGAAGTAGGCGAGGTGGCCTCAGTAGCGTACCGTTATCGCAAATGGGATTTGGATGGAGGTGTTGTCCTAGTTGCACGTTGCGAGCACGATGCGGTTACCGTTGGATCAGCTGGTGATACGCAGTTTATTAACATAAAAGCTCTAAATGAATGGGACTCGAGG TTGTCTGGCGGAGTCGAATGGCGTCAAAAACTGGACACCCAAAGGGGCGCGGTTTTGGCCAACGAGCTAAAGAATAATGCGTGCAAGCTAGCTAAGTGGACTGTCCAAGCTCTTCTTGCCAATTCTGACTGGATCAAGTTTGG ATATGTGTCACGAATGCACCTGCGAGATACGTCGCGTCATGTAATCCTGGGGACGCAGCAATTCCGCCCGTCAGATTTCGCATCGCAAATTAACCTGAACATGGATAACGCGTGGGGTATTCTTCGTTGTATCATCGATTTGTGTATGAAAGAAGAGGACGGAAAGTACTTGTTGGTGAAGGATCCAAATAAGCCGGTTATCCGCCTTTACAAAGTACCCGACAACACGTTTGAGAGTGATGATGAAGCGTTTTTCGAAGAAGGCGAAG AAGACGAGTGA
- the LOC116927375 gene encoding L-allo-threonine aldolase isoform X2 — MRAAMMHADVGDDVYGEDPTVNELQSLVAKLLGKEASLFVPSGTMSNLIALLTHCKLRGSEAIVGDESHILHYEQTGAAQFGGINLRPVKTFPDGSLDLDEVKRKIRNSKDAHQSHSVLLCVENTHNRCGGRIVPHDWTLKAGRLARENGMKFHLDGARIFNAAVASGVPASQLVEPFDSISICLSKGLGAPVGSLLVGSKAFIDEAHRCRKALGGGMRQAGILAAAGILSLQNGPTRLVQDHIFTKQLAVTAQEVGKGIVEVDLESVETNMVMLKVNTETGATTNSLVTRLATTTDKEKQTIGRDIRLLAYPMTELNVRIVVHCNHTSEDIKLAQEKFRFVLGELRDKV, encoded by the exons ATGAGGGCAGCAATGATGCATGCAGATGTTGGAGATGATGTCTATGGCGAAGACCCTACTGTCAACG AATTGCAGAGCCTGGTAGCAAAGCTTTTGGGGAAAGAGGCTTCATTGTTTGTTCCATCAGGGACAATGTCCAATTTAATCGCTCTTTTGACACATTGTAAATTACGAGGAAGTGAAGCAATTGTTGGCGATGAAAGTCACATACTGCACTATGAACAAACTGGAGCTGCACAG TTTGGAGGAATTAATCTTCGCCCTGTCAAAACATTTCCGGATGGCAGCTTAGACCTGGATGAAGTAAAACGGAAAATTCGTAACAGTAAAGATGCCCACCAATCCCACTCCGTTTTGCTTTGTGTTGAAAATACTCATAACCGTTGTGGTGGTAGGATTGTTCCACACGATTGGACTTTAAAG GCAGGCCGATTGGCCAgagaaaatggaatgaaatttCATTTAGATGGAGCAAGAATTTTCAACGCTGCTGTTGCTTCAGGCGTCCCCGCGTCACAATTGGTGGAACCCTTTGATTCA ATATCAATATGTCTCAGCAAAGGATTAG GTGCCCCCGTTGGTTCCCTGCTTGTTGGGTCGAAAGCTTTCATCGATGAG GCCCATCGCTGTCGAAAAGCTCTTGGAGGTGGAATGCGCCAGGCGGGTATTTTGGCTGCAGCCGGCATTTTGTCATTGCAGAATGGACCAACCAGGCTAGTACAAGATCATATCTTCACTAAGCAATTGGCAGTTACAGCTCAAGAGGTTGGTAAGGGCATCGTTGAAGTCGATTTAGAAAGTGTGGAGACGAATATGGTTATGTTAAAAGTCAATACTGAAACGGGTGCTACTACGAATTCACTTGTAACAAGACTCGCTACTACTACAGACAAGGAAAAACAGACAATTGGTCGAGATATCCGTTTGTTGGCTTACCCAATGACTGAATTGAACGTAAGGATCGTTGTCCATTGCAACCATACTTCCGAAGATATTAAACTAGCACAAGAAAAATTTAGATTCGTTTTGGGGGAACTGCGAGATAAAGTTTAG
- the LOC116927373 gene encoding WD repeat and FYVE domain-containing protein 2 isoform X1, which yields MVNWGSKETFRQPDHLSKNCFNLSCLQLTNRFFFLIQPFQVRLYVKKKMAAEIKPVPVLATSATATRSNQKKPILLHKIEGYEETVNQAVILPGEDGVVAVCDDRSVRVWLKRDSGQFWPSICHYMPSGATSVCFTKQVWRVFVGQENGTISEFVLAEDYNSLTHKRDYLSHHARVTQVHHASTPSWILSVGRDKWFQYYCAVSGKRLGGHICPAWAYCLEFDFASRHVFIGDASGQITMLKLDPQPDLATSNTTTEQQAVGVQQITVFKGHSGPVRSLAWDAGHKFLFSGSEDKGIIAWDIGGQQGTAYELQGHKNKVMAVCFSPIGRKLVSGGEDAMLWIWNMKAKRIETSEWTESSTCQRCSRPFFWNLRGMFDQRQLGLRQHHCRQCGRAVCDDCSPHRSVLPAIGYEYEVRVCVECNKSLTEADRVSLAVCQEAKHSILWLHLDEERARLLTLGHDRIMKIWDVSSLLKNDA from the exons ATGGTTAATTGGGGAAGTAAAGAAACGTTTCGGCAACCAGATCATCTGTCGAAAAATTGTTTCAATCTGTCTTGTTTACAATTGAccaaccgttttttttttcttattcaacCATTCCAA GTCAGgctatatgtaaaaaagaaaatggcagcAGAAATCAAACCAGTTCCTGTCCTTGCAACTTCAGCTACAGCTACTAGATCAAACCAGAAGAAACCCATTCTTTTACACAAGATTGAGGGCTATGAAGAGACTGTCAATCAAGCTGTCATACTTCCAGGAGAAGATGGTGTTGTAGCAGTCTGTGATGACAG GTCTGTGAGGGTTTGGTTAAAACGTGATTCCGGGCAGTTTTGGCCAAGCATATGTCATTATATGCCTTCAGGTGCCACATCTGTCTGTTTTACTAAACAAGTCTGGAGGGTATTTGTTGGTCAAGAAAATGGCACAATCTCA GAGTTTGTACTCGCCGAGGATTATAACTCGCTTACACACAAACGGGACTATTTGTCGCATCACGCTCGGGTTACCCAAGTGCATCACGCATCCACCCCATCGTGGATACTTAGTGTAGGTCGTGATAAATGGTTCCAGTACTATTGCGCAGTATCAGGCAAACGCCTCGGAGGTCATATTTGCCCTGCTTGGGCATACTGTCTAGA ATTCGATTTCGCCTCCCGTCACGTATTTATAGGCGACGCATCTGGCCAAATTACAATGTTAAAGTTGGATCCACAACCGGATTTAGCTACGAGCAATACAACCACTGAGCAGCAGGCTGTCGGGGTTCAACAAATTACCGTCTTTAAAGGTCACTCTGGCCCGGTTCGCTCTTTAGCCTGGGACGCAGGccataaatttttgttttctggcaGCGAGGATAAGGGCATCATTGCCTGGGATATCGGAGGCCAGCAAGGGACAGCGTATGAACTTCAAGGGCACAA aaataaagTGATGGCTGTGTGTTTCTCTCCAATCGGCCGAAAACTTGTTTCGGGAGGGGAGGACGCTATGTTGTGGATATGGAACATGAAAGCTAAAAGAATAGAG ACTTCAGAATGGACTGAATCCAGCACTTGCCAAAGATGCAGCCGTCCGTTCTTTTGGAATCTGAGAGGGATGTTCGACCAACGTCAATTAG GTCTTAGGCAACATCACTGTCGACAGTGTGGAAGAGCCGTTTGTGATGACTGTTCCCCACATCGCTCCGTTTTGCCAGCAATTGGCTATGAGTACGAGGTGCGGGTTTGCGTCGAGTGCAACAAGAGTCTGACAGAGGCTGATCGTGTTTCGTTAGCCGTTTGCCAGGAGGCCAAGCATTCAATTCTGTGGCTTCATCTGGATGAAGAGCGTGCCCGACTTCTTACTCTGGGCCACGACCGT ATTATGAAGATCTGGGATGTTTCGTCTCTCTTGAAGAATGATGCTTAA
- the LOC116927375 gene encoding L-allo-threonine aldolase isoform X1: protein MSIPTKCLLFCRSSLRVKVKTQSTFTTKATAKMSAVMTGYGNSKLISGNGVPLGATVIDFRSDTVTKPDKEMRAAMMHADVGDDVYGEDPTVNELQSLVAKLLGKEASLFVPSGTMSNLIALLTHCKLRGSEAIVGDESHILHYEQTGAAQFGGINLRPVKTFPDGSLDLDEVKRKIRNSKDAHQSHSVLLCVENTHNRCGGRIVPHDWTLKAGRLARENGMKFHLDGARIFNAAVASGVPASQLVEPFDSISICLSKGLGAPVGSLLVGSKAFIDEAHRCRKALGGGMRQAGILAAAGILSLQNGPTRLVQDHIFTKQLAVTAQEVGKGIVEVDLESVETNMVMLKVNTETGATTNSLVTRLATTTDKEKQTIGRDIRLLAYPMTELNVRIVVHCNHTSEDIKLAQEKFRFVLGELRDKV from the exons ATGTCAATTCCCACCAAGTGTTTACTCTTTTGTCGATCGTCATTGAGAGTGAAAGTCAAAACCCAGTCTACATTTACCACAAAAGCCACAGCTAAAATGTCTGCAGTTATGACAGGATATGGAAATTCAAAGCTGATATCTGGAAATGGAGTTCCTTTAGGA GCCACTGTGATTGATTTCCGTAGTGACACAGTAACAAAACCAGATAAAGAAATGAGGGCAGCAATGATGCATGCAGATGTTGGAGATGATGTCTATGGCGAAGACCCTACTGTCAACG AATTGCAGAGCCTGGTAGCAAAGCTTTTGGGGAAAGAGGCTTCATTGTTTGTTCCATCAGGGACAATGTCCAATTTAATCGCTCTTTTGACACATTGTAAATTACGAGGAAGTGAAGCAATTGTTGGCGATGAAAGTCACATACTGCACTATGAACAAACTGGAGCTGCACAG TTTGGAGGAATTAATCTTCGCCCTGTCAAAACATTTCCGGATGGCAGCTTAGACCTGGATGAAGTAAAACGGAAAATTCGTAACAGTAAAGATGCCCACCAATCCCACTCCGTTTTGCTTTGTGTTGAAAATACTCATAACCGTTGTGGTGGTAGGATTGTTCCACACGATTGGACTTTAAAG GCAGGCCGATTGGCCAgagaaaatggaatgaaatttCATTTAGATGGAGCAAGAATTTTCAACGCTGCTGTTGCTTCAGGCGTCCCCGCGTCACAATTGGTGGAACCCTTTGATTCA ATATCAATATGTCTCAGCAAAGGATTAG GTGCCCCCGTTGGTTCCCTGCTTGTTGGGTCGAAAGCTTTCATCGATGAG GCCCATCGCTGTCGAAAAGCTCTTGGAGGTGGAATGCGCCAGGCGGGTATTTTGGCTGCAGCCGGCATTTTGTCATTGCAGAATGGACCAACCAGGCTAGTACAAGATCATATCTTCACTAAGCAATTGGCAGTTACAGCTCAAGAGGTTGGTAAGGGCATCGTTGAAGTCGATTTAGAAAGTGTGGAGACGAATATGGTTATGTTAAAAGTCAATACTGAAACGGGTGCTACTACGAATTCACTTGTAACAAGACTCGCTACTACTACAGACAAGGAAAAACAGACAATTGGTCGAGATATCCGTTTGTTGGCTTACCCAATGACTGAATTGAACGTAAGGATCGTTGTCCATTGCAACCATACTTCCGAAGATATTAAACTAGCACAAGAAAAATTTAGATTCGTTTTGGGGGAACTGCGAGATAAAGTTTAG
- the LOC116927371 gene encoding cytochrome b-c1 complex subunit 2, mitochondrial, with amino-acid sequence MKLINFATRSRLEYLSAIFLVKQSAGVGIPIQEMASKFLSTQTVKATRGFAVQTAAKPAATEFSPVPREPVKTTTLSNGIVVASIETNAPLSRVGIAFKAGTRNEPAGKEGLVHLLRMTSSLSNKQSTQFSLTRIINQAGAALTCTSGREHVLYSVDATRQHIDAVLSKLADAATQQAFKPWELADNMHKIKLDLAAVEPQTQVIELLHKVAFRTGLANSLFCPPHLVGKHTPDSLQSFVAANLRSDNAAVVGVGISHDRLVAYAQSLALNPGKPVSVIPSKVNAGEVRVDTNSPLAYVAVATAGASLADTKSMITFALLQRTLGTGIPVKYGSGAGSKLNQAVLGSGAVSALNLNYSDAGLFGFIAAAPAADAGKVVSAAAKVLRTASVNDSQLSRAKAQLKADLLMTQENTGALLEELSLQTLLNRASTSADLLSTIDKVSAAEINAVASKLASAKLVVAAIGSLSNVPFVDEL; translated from the exons ATGAAGCTGATAAATTTTGCCACTAGGAGCAGATTGGAGTATCTTTCCGCCATATTCCTGGTCAAACAATCAGCTGGTGTGGGTATACCAATCCAAGAAATGGCATCAAAATTCCTAAGCACTCAAACCGTCAAAGCCACT CGGGGTTTTGCTGTACAAACTGCTGCCAAACCGGCCGCTACGGAATTTTCTCCCGTTCCTAGGGAGCCCGTGAAAACTACTACTTTGAGCAATGGGATAGTTGTGGCCTCGATTGAGACAAACGCCCCTCTATCCCGTGTTGGAATTGCATTCaa GGCAGGAACACGAAATGAACCAGCCGGAAAAGAAGGCTTGGTTCATCTTTTACGAATGACATCTAGCCTCAGCAATAAACAGTCAACCCAGTTTTCCCTAACAAGGATTATTAATCAAGCTGGAGCTGCCTTGACCTGCACTTCAGGCAGAGAACATGTTCTGTATTCTGTTGATGCCACTCGTCAACATAT TGATGCTGTTCTGTCCAAACTGGCTGATGCAGCCACACAGCAAGCATTTAAACCATGGGAGTTGGCTGACAACATGCATAAGATCAAACTTGATTTGGCGGCAGTTGAGCCTCAG ACTCAGGTTATTGAACTCCTCCACAAAGTGGCTTTTCGTACAGGCCTGGCTAATAGTCTGTTTTGCCCTCCACACTTAGTTGGCAAACACACTCCAGATTCGCTGCAGAGCTTCGTTGCGGCAAATTTGCGTTCAGATAATGCTGCTGTTGTCGGAGTGGGTATTTCTCACGATCGCCTGGTGGCGTACGCTCAGAGTTTGGCTTTAAATCCTGGGAAACCCGTCTCGGTGATACCTTCGAAAGTAAATGCTGGAGAAGTACGTGTGGATACGAACAGTCCTCTGGCATATGTGGCTGTAGCGACCGCTGGAGCTTCTCTGGCTGACACAAAATCTATGATTACATTCGCTCTCCTACAAAGGACTCTAGGAACTg GAATCCCAGTCAAATATGGATCTGGAGCAGGATCCAAACTAAATCAAGCCGTGTTGGGTTCCGGTGCCGTTTCGGCACTTAATTTGAACTACTCCGATGCCGGACTTTTTGGTTTCATTGCCGCCGCTCCTGCAGCTGATGCCGGAAAGGTGGTCTCTGCTGCTGCCAAAGTCTTACGGACAGCTTCAGTGAACGACAGCCAATTAAGCCGCGCTAAAGCTCAACTTAAAGCTGATTTACTGATGACCCAAGAAAACACGGGTGCGCTACTAGAAGAGCTATCTCTGCAAACGCTCCTTAACCGGGCCAGTACCTCTGCCGATCTTCTTTCCACCATTGACAAAGTATCAGCTGCTGAAATCAACGCCGTAGCTTCCAAACTGGCCTCAGCCAAACTTGTCGTGGCCGCCATCGGCAGCCTAAGCAATGTCCCTTTTGTTGATGAATTGTAA
- the LOC116927373 gene encoding WD repeat and FYVE domain-containing protein 2 isoform X2 gives MAAEIKPVPVLATSATATRSNQKKPILLHKIEGYEETVNQAVILPGEDGVVAVCDDRSVRVWLKRDSGQFWPSICHYMPSGATSVCFTKQVWRVFVGQENGTISEFVLAEDYNSLTHKRDYLSHHARVTQVHHASTPSWILSVGRDKWFQYYCAVSGKRLGGHICPAWAYCLEFDFASRHVFIGDASGQITMLKLDPQPDLATSNTTTEQQAVGVQQITVFKGHSGPVRSLAWDAGHKFLFSGSEDKGIIAWDIGGQQGTAYELQGHKNKVMAVCFSPIGRKLVSGGEDAMLWIWNMKAKRIETSEWTESSTCQRCSRPFFWNLRGMFDQRQLGLRQHHCRQCGRAVCDDCSPHRSVLPAIGYEYEVRVCVECNKSLTEADRVSLAVCQEAKHSILWLHLDEERARLLTLGHDRIMKIWDVSSLLKNDA, from the exons atggcagcAGAAATCAAACCAGTTCCTGTCCTTGCAACTTCAGCTACAGCTACTAGATCAAACCAGAAGAAACCCATTCTTTTACACAAGATTGAGGGCTATGAAGAGACTGTCAATCAAGCTGTCATACTTCCAGGAGAAGATGGTGTTGTAGCAGTCTGTGATGACAG GTCTGTGAGGGTTTGGTTAAAACGTGATTCCGGGCAGTTTTGGCCAAGCATATGTCATTATATGCCTTCAGGTGCCACATCTGTCTGTTTTACTAAACAAGTCTGGAGGGTATTTGTTGGTCAAGAAAATGGCACAATCTCA GAGTTTGTACTCGCCGAGGATTATAACTCGCTTACACACAAACGGGACTATTTGTCGCATCACGCTCGGGTTACCCAAGTGCATCACGCATCCACCCCATCGTGGATACTTAGTGTAGGTCGTGATAAATGGTTCCAGTACTATTGCGCAGTATCAGGCAAACGCCTCGGAGGTCATATTTGCCCTGCTTGGGCATACTGTCTAGA ATTCGATTTCGCCTCCCGTCACGTATTTATAGGCGACGCATCTGGCCAAATTACAATGTTAAAGTTGGATCCACAACCGGATTTAGCTACGAGCAATACAACCACTGAGCAGCAGGCTGTCGGGGTTCAACAAATTACCGTCTTTAAAGGTCACTCTGGCCCGGTTCGCTCTTTAGCCTGGGACGCAGGccataaatttttgttttctggcaGCGAGGATAAGGGCATCATTGCCTGGGATATCGGAGGCCAGCAAGGGACAGCGTATGAACTTCAAGGGCACAA aaataaagTGATGGCTGTGTGTTTCTCTCCAATCGGCCGAAAACTTGTTTCGGGAGGGGAGGACGCTATGTTGTGGATATGGAACATGAAAGCTAAAAGAATAGAG ACTTCAGAATGGACTGAATCCAGCACTTGCCAAAGATGCAGCCGTCCGTTCTTTTGGAATCTGAGAGGGATGTTCGACCAACGTCAATTAG GTCTTAGGCAACATCACTGTCGACAGTGTGGAAGAGCCGTTTGTGATGACTGTTCCCCACATCGCTCCGTTTTGCCAGCAATTGGCTATGAGTACGAGGTGCGGGTTTGCGTCGAGTGCAACAAGAGTCTGACAGAGGCTGATCGTGTTTCGTTAGCCGTTTGCCAGGAGGCCAAGCATTCAATTCTGTGGCTTCATCTGGATGAAGAGCGTGCCCGACTTCTTACTCTGGGCCACGACCGT ATTATGAAGATCTGGGATGTTTCGTCTCTCTTGAAGAATGATGCTTAA
- the LOC116927369 gene encoding eukaryotic translation initiation factor 3 subunit D isoform X2, with the protein MAAHFVPPATQDNNDGWGPLGIPDRYKDMPYQPFSKMSEWAGGSSINYAFQDRKYGGGKYGGAGGSQYAYLHDEEENSFQLVDTARTPRPMYARGRFLRNQRLARGRQNFRNSQPVPLKGGKMKDNRMRQTRNKWNNRGPRQGQIQVKNRESSVIVQPSWKIIEEMDFPRLNKLSLRLTKEATDLLTCGELEFYDKQYDRVTVKNERRLQRIDRIFHKVTTTDDPIIRKLAKTEGNVYATDSILATLMCSIRSNYSWDIIVQKVGGKLFFDKRDDSEFDLLTVSETSNEPPQEEGINSPRNLALEATFINHNLSQQVLKMGEEKFKMEEPNPFISEDEVGEVASVAYRYRKWDLDGGVVLVARCEHDAVTVGSAGDTQFINIKALNEWDSRLSGGVEWRQKLDTQRGAVLANELKNNACKLAKWTVQALLANSDWIKFGYVSRMHLRDTSRHVILGTQQFRPSDFASQINLNMDNAWGILRCIIDLCMKEEDGKYLLVKDPNKPVIRLYKVPDNTFESDDEAFFEEGEGL; encoded by the exons ATGGCTGCGCATTTTGTACCGCCAGCAACTCAAGACAATAATGATGGATGGGGACCTTTGGGTATACCCGATCGGTACAAAGATATGCCCTACCAACCATTTTCGAAG ATGTCAGAGTGGGCTGGTGGTAGTAGCATTAACTACGCGTTTCAAGACCGCAAGTACGGTGGTGGAAAATATGGAGGAGCAGGTGGTAGCCAATATGCTTATCTgcatgatgaagaagaaaatagttTCCAGCTTGTGGACACTGCAAGGACTCCCAGACCAATGTATGCCAGAGGAAGATTCCTACGTAATCAACGCCTTGCAAGAGGCAGGCAGAATTTCAGGAACTCTCAGCCTGTACCATTAAAAG GAGGCAAGATGAAGGATAATAGAATGAGGCAGACCAGAAATAAGTGGAATAATAGAGGGCCACGTCAA GGTCAAATTCAAGTGAAAAATCGTGAATCATCAGTAATTGTGCAGCCATCATGGAAAATAATTGAAGAAATGGATTTCCCCAGGTTGAACAAATTGTCTTTACGTCTCACTAAGGAAGCCACTGATTt GCTCACATGTGGTGAACTTGAGTTTTATGACAAGCAGTATGACCGAGTAACCGTTAAGAATGAGCGAAGACTTCAGAGGATTGACCGTATTTTCCACAAAGTCACCACCACCGATGACCCCATTATCCGCAAA TTGGCAAAAACGGAAGGCAATGTTTATGCAACTGATTCCATCTTAGCTACTTTGATGTGCAGCATTCGTTCCAACTACAGCTGGGATATAATTGTTCAAAAAGTTGGTGGTAAACTGTTCTTCGACAAACGTGATGACTCAGAATTTG atctGCTTACCGTGTCTGAAACATCAAATGAACCTCCTCAAGAAGAGGGTATTAATAGTCCTCGAAATCTGGCATTGGAAGCAACCTTCATTAATCATAACTTGTCTCAACAAGTCTTGAAAATG ggggaagaaaaattcaaaatggaagAGCCTAATCCCTTCATTTCAGAAGATGAAGTAGGCGAGGTGGCCTCAGTAGCGTACCGTTATCGCAAATGGGATTTGGATGGAGGTGTTGTCCTAGTTGCACGTTGCGAGCACGATGCGGTTACCGTTGGATCAGCTGGTGATACGCAGTTTATTAACATAAAAGCTCTAAATGAATGGGACTCGAGG TTGTCTGGCGGAGTCGAATGGCGTCAAAAACTGGACACCCAAAGGGGCGCGGTTTTGGCCAACGAGCTAAAGAATAATGCGTGCAAGCTAGCTAAGTGGACTGTCCAAGCTCTTCTTGCCAATTCTGACTGGATCAAGTTTGG ATATGTGTCACGAATGCACCTGCGAGATACGTCGCGTCATGTAATCCTGGGGACGCAGCAATTCCGCCCGTCAGATTTCGCATCGCAAATTAACCTGAACATGGATAACGCGTGGGGTATTCTTCGTTGTATCATCGATTTGTGTATGAAAGAAGAGGACGGAAAGTACTTGTTGGTGAAGGATCCAAATAAGCCGGTTATCCGCCTTTACAAAGTACCCGACAACACGTTTGAGAGTGATGATGAAGCGTTTTTCGAAGAAGGCGAAGGTTTGTAA